ATAATGACCAAAAAAATAAGAATTTAATAATTTCCATGTTTATTACCTTTTGAATGACCTTGTTTATAGTTATTTCATTTGTAGTATAAATAATTTATAGGATTTCAAGTTCTATTTTCTAATATCTTTTTTATACCTAATTTCAATGAGAATTTTGGCCTAATATTTAAATTTTCTTCTAATTTTTTTGTATCTCCAAGTGTGACATGTATATAGTTTTTTATTTCATTAGCTACGTAAACTGGTTTAATTGAAGATCCGATATTTTCGTTAATAACTTCTACTAAATCATTTAAACTATATGAGATACCAGTTCCAATATTTAAAATATCATATTTTATATTTGATTTATAAGCAGATATAATTCCCGAAATAACATCATCAACATAAATGAAATCTCGACGTTGCTCTCCATTTCCATATATAATTGGAGATTTACCATTTTTCATGCCCCATAAAAACTGAGAAACTAAATTTGCATATTTTCCTTTAAACCTTTCATTGGGGCCATAAACTGAAAAGAATCTCAATCCAATAGACATAGTTTCATGCCAATCATAATGTAAACTAGCTAATCTTTCCATTGCGTATCTTGCTTCAGTGTAATAATCCTTGACATATATACTCATATCTTCTTTCCAGGGAGTAGTATTACCGTTGTAAACAGAAGATGAAGATGCCCACACCATTTTTACGTTTAAATCTTGACTTAGCTTTAACATATTTATGAAATCATTTATGGCTTTCCCAACCAAGGAAGGATTTTCTTTGTACATAGGTGAAGAAGAATATATGCCTAAATGAAAGATTCCATCTATACCTTTTATATCTTCTAGGACAATACTACCAGCATCTTTTTCAATAAAATTAATATCACTAATATATTTAATAATATTATCTTTTGATCCACTATGTAAATTATCCACAACGATTATTTCATTTCCTTTTTTTATCAATTCTTCTACCAGATGACTTCCTATAAATCCAGCGCCCCCTGTAACTAGAAATTTTTTCATAATATTCCCTCATTTTTTTATAACATAAAATAAACCATAATTTGTTATCCCATAATCTTTAATTTTATCTTCATAAGAATTAACAAATTTATCTATCCCAATTGTAGCTCCTTTCCATTTCTCATTATTATAATCGTGAAATACCATTATTCCATTTGAGGACAACTTTGGCCAAATTGCAGATGCACTATAAAAAATACTATCAGCCAAATCACAATCAATAAATGCAAAACAATAATCAGATTCAAGTCTATGCAGTGTATTTACAAAAAAACCTTTTATAGGAATAACAATATTCTTTAAACCTAATTTTTCTATTTTCTTAGTTACATACTCATAAGAAGTTATGGTAAATGCATTGTCAACTGGATTAGTTAGATTCATTTCTCTTTCTCTTTTTAATTCATTTTTATCAAATCCTTCGAAAGAATCACAAGCATAAACGATCTTATCACTTTTTTCCTGAATAAGATAATTTGCCATTACAATACTGGTTCCGCAAAGTGAACTACCACATTCAATTATATTTCCCTTTAATGAAAGAGTTTTTTCAAGATTTAGTAATAAATCATTTAGTTCATTATGGCTTAATCCAGATTCATAATTTATATAAGATATTTTGTAAAAAAAGGGAAAATTTAATAATATTCGATTTAAAAATTCTTTTGGAATAGCATATCTTAATTTTGACTTTAAACTCATTATCTCGCCTACAAAATTTCATTGTATTTTCTATTTTTCCATATTAAAACTAATGCTTTCATTTAAATTCCTCATCGAATAAATTTGCGGTATAAGAAATACTCATAACAAATGAAGAGTAATGTCTCAATTCCAATAATAAAACTAAAAGTCCGAATATTACAAATCTTAAACAGAAAACATATATAATTTCCACGCTGCAAGAAATACTTTCGAACAATACCCTCAAAATCAAAGATAATCTTCCCCCTGAAGATGACTTATTAGTCCACTTTTCCAATCCTTAGGACAAACTCCCAATTTTTGAAGCTTTTGATTATTCAATGCAGAGAAAATTGGTCTTTCTGCTTTTCTATCTAAGTCCTTTGAATCTATTTTTTGTATATCTGGATTTAAATTCATAATCTTAAAGATCTCAGTGGCAAATTCATACCAGGAACATTGCCCGCTATTATTCAAATGGTAAATTCCAAATTCAGGATTCTTTTCAATTAGACTTTTTATAAGGAAAGCAGCATCTTTTGTATAAGTAGGTGACATGAAGATATCATCAACTACTTTTATTTCTTCGTTTCTTTCTGCTGTGGAAATCATAGTTTCTATAAAGTTTCCCCCTTTCCCACTAGACCCCGCTTTACCGAATAGACTTGATACTCTAAAGATGTAATATTTTCTTGAATAACATTGTGTCAAACATTCCCCCAAATATTTGCTCATACCATAAACATTGATAGGATTTGGAAGGTCATCTTCAGTGTATGGAGTTCCTTTTCTCCCGTCAAAAACATAGTCGGTGCTTATGTAAACATTTGTGGAATTAAGTTCTTCAGATACCATAGCAATGTTCTTTGCACCGATTGAATTGACACTAAATGCTTCTAAAGGATAAATCTCCGCATCGTCCACTTTGACATATGCGGCACAATTGATTACAACATCTGGATTGATTTTGCCCAATACTTTTCTGCACATAGAAAAATCAGTAACTTCTATTTCTTTCCTTGTTAAATTTACAGCGTCTTCTCCATAAATCTTGGAAAGATCTGAACCAAGTTGACCGTTTGAACCTATTATTGCTGTTTTATTTTTCATCTAATTCCAGTACCCTTTAGTTTGCTCTTCTACCCTCCTCTTAAGAGGCTTCCACCAACGAGGATTATTTTCATACCATTGGATAGTCTTTCTCATTCCTTCGTCAAACGAGACTTCCGGGTGCCATCCCAAAGACATTACTTTGCTACTGTCTAAGGAGTACCTGAAATCGTGTCCCGGTCTATCCTTTACATATTTCAAATAATTGTCCTGGTCTTTGCCCATTTCCTTTAGTATAAATCTCGCAATATCAATTGTCCTTTTTTCAACACCACTACCAAGATTATAAGCTTCGCCAACTAAACCATTCATTAAGATGTGGTATATCCCTCTACAGCAGTCCTCTACGAAAAGCCACTCACGTATGTTCTCTCCCTTTCCATATAATGGGATTGGAAGGTCTTCAATCAGATTAGTGATAGCAAGTGGCATCAGCTTTTCTGGGAACTGGTAATAACCAAAGTTGTTTGATGGCCTTACTATTATAGAGGGAAACTCATAGGTCTTATGGTAAGCACTTACTATAAGTTCTCCGCTAGCTTTGGATGCAGAATACGGGGAATTTGGCGCCATTGGTGTATCCTCATGAAACTTATCTAGCTTGTTCTCAATTGCACCATAGACTTCATCAGTTGATATGTGGATGAATTTTTTAATGCCTATTCTTCTAGATGTTTCAAGAAGTATTTGAGTTCCTAAAACATTAGTCGATATGAAAGGAGCTGGGTCTCTAATAGATCGGTCAACATGGCTTTCTGCTGCAAAATGAACAACATGGTCAACTCCACTTAGATCATCAATTAGATCAAATGAGTTAACGATGTCCGTTTTGAAAAAGGTATATCTGTTGCTATCTTCAACATCCTTTAGATTGTCTTTGTTACCGGCATATGTAAGGGCATCAACATTTATTATGTCCCAGTCTGTCTTTTCGAAAATAAAATGGATGAAGTTACTACCTATGAATCCGCATCCACCAGTAACTAAGAGCTTCATTATCAATCAATCCGAAATGGTGAATTTTTGTCATTTTCATGCCTGATTTCATCTACAGTTTCTTTCCTTTTTGTCCCAGCAAATAGCTTATTTGGGAAATTCACAACTGTTCCTAGAATTGTGC
This portion of the Methanofastidiosum sp. genome encodes:
- a CDS encoding class I SAM-dependent methyltransferase — encoded protein: MSLKSKLRYAIPKEFLNRILLNFPFFYKISYINYESGLSHNELNDLLLNLEKTLSLKGNIIECGSSLCGTSIVMANYLIQEKSDKIVYACDSFEGFDKNELKREREMNLTNPVDNAFTITSYEYVTKKIEKLGLKNIVIPIKGFFVNTLHRLESDYCFAFIDCDLADSIFYSASAIWPKLSSNGIMVFHDYNNEKWKGATIGIDKFVNSYEDKIKDYGITNYGLFYVIKK
- the rfbB gene encoding dTDP-glucose 4,6-dehydratase produces the protein MKLLVTGGCGFIGSNFIHFIFEKTDWDIINVDALTYAGNKDNLKDVEDSNRYTFFKTDIVNSFDLIDDLSGVDHVVHFAAESHVDRSIRDPAPFISTNVLGTQILLETSRRIGIKKFIHISTDEVYGAIENKLDKFHEDTPMAPNSPYSASKASGELIVSAYHKTYEFPSIIVRPSNNFGYYQFPEKLMPLAITNLIEDLPIPLYGKGENIREWLFVEDCCRGIYHILMNGLVGEAYNLGSGVEKRTIDIARFILKEMGKDQDNYLKYVKDRPGHDFRYSLDSSKVMSLGWHPEVSFDEGMRKTIQWYENNPRWWKPLKRRVEEQTKGYWN
- a CDS encoding NAD-dependent epimerase/dehydratase family protein translates to MKKFLVTGGAGFIGSHLVEELIKKGNEIIVVDNLHSGSKDNIIKYISDINFIEKDAGSIVLEDIKGIDGIFHLGIYSSSPMYKENPSLVGKAINDFINMLKLSQDLNVKMVWASSSSVYNGNTTPWKEDMSIYVKDYYTEARYAMERLASLHYDWHETMSIGLRFFSVYGPNERFKGKYANLVSQFLWGMKNGKSPIIYGNGEQRRDFIYVDDVISGIISAYKSNIKYDILNIGTGISYSLNDLVEVINENIGSSIKPVYVANEIKNYIHVTLGDTKKLEENLNIRPKFSLKLGIKKILENRT
- the rfbD gene encoding dTDP-4-dehydrorhamnose reductase; translated protein: MKNKTAIIGSNGQLGSDLSKIYGEDAVNLTRKEIEVTDFSMCRKVLGKINPDVVINCAAYVKVDDAEIYPLEAFSVNSIGAKNIAMVSEELNSTNVYISTDYVFDGRKGTPYTEDDLPNPINVYGMSKYLGECLTQCYSRKYYIFRVSSLFGKAGSSGKGGNFIETMISTAERNEEIKVVDDIFMSPTYTKDAAFLIKSLIEKNPEFGIYHLNNSGQCSWYEFATEIFKIMNLNPDIQKIDSKDLDRKAERPIFSALNNQKLQKLGVCPKDWKSGLISHLQGEDYL